A DNA window from Allokutzneria albata contains the following coding sequences:
- the pflB gene encoding formate C-acetyltransferase, which produces MSAPTVETAAWQGFQGEKWRSSIDVRDFVQHNYSPYRGGADFLSRPTERTTALWAKLTAMFVEERRKGVHDVDTRTPASITSHAPGYIDRERELIVGLQTDAPLKRAIMPFGGLRMVENGLIAYGYELDPAVKEIFTKYRKTHNDGVFDAYTAQIQRARRAGIITGLPDSYGRGRIIGDYRRVALYGVKRLLEQKFRERASIDDVPSTEDIIRDREELAEQIRALEELREMAHSYGHDISRPAETAREAVQWLYFGYLAAVKEQNGAAMSLGRNATFLDIYLQRDLTAGTITEREAQELIDDLVIKLRIVRFLRTPAYDELFSGDPTWVTETLGGMGEDGRPLVTRTSFRMLQTLYNLGPAPEPNLTVLWSPHLPEGFKRFCAQVSVDTSSIQYESDELIRPRFGDDTAIACCVSAMRVGKQMQFFGARVNLAKALLYAINGGRDELSGEQVTPPFPALRGDHLDPREVEIAFDRMTDWLAGVYVDALNIIHYMHDKYAYERIEMALHDYPVQRLLGCGIAGLSVVVDSLSAIRNARVGVIRDDAGIAVDYVVEGDFPRYGNNDDRADRIAVEVVEDFMAKVREYPAYRGAQHTQSVLTITSNVVYGKHTGNTPDGRRAHEPFAPGANPMNGRDGHGLVAAALSVAKLPYDQALDGISLTATITPDGLGRAHDERVTNLVGVLDAYVDAGGFHLNANVLNRETLVDAMEHPEKYPQLTIRVSGYAVNFVRLTREQQRDVINRTFHGSL; this is translated from the coding sequence ATGTCCGCGCCGACCGTGGAAACGGCTGCCTGGCAAGGGTTCCAGGGCGAGAAGTGGCGGAGTTCGATCGACGTCCGCGACTTCGTCCAGCACAACTACAGCCCCTACCGCGGTGGCGCGGACTTCCTCTCCCGCCCCACGGAACGGACGACCGCGCTGTGGGCGAAGCTCACCGCGATGTTCGTCGAGGAGCGCCGCAAGGGCGTCCACGACGTCGACACGCGCACTCCGGCGTCGATCACTTCCCATGCTCCCGGCTACATCGACCGCGAGCGCGAGTTGATCGTGGGCCTGCAGACCGACGCGCCGCTCAAGCGCGCGATCATGCCCTTCGGCGGTCTGCGGATGGTCGAGAACGGTCTGATCGCCTACGGCTACGAGCTGGACCCGGCGGTGAAGGAGATCTTCACCAAGTACCGCAAGACGCACAACGACGGGGTGTTCGACGCCTACACGGCGCAGATCCAGCGGGCCCGCCGCGCGGGGATCATCACCGGGCTGCCCGACTCCTACGGCCGTGGCCGGATCATCGGCGACTACCGCAGGGTCGCGCTCTACGGCGTGAAGCGCCTGCTGGAGCAGAAGTTCCGCGAGCGCGCCTCGATCGACGACGTTCCGTCCACAGAGGACATCATCAGGGACAGGGAGGAGCTGGCCGAGCAGATCCGTGCGCTGGAGGAGCTGCGGGAGATGGCGCACTCCTACGGCCATGACATCTCCCGGCCCGCCGAGACCGCCCGGGAGGCCGTGCAGTGGCTGTACTTCGGCTACCTGGCGGCGGTGAAGGAGCAGAACGGCGCCGCGATGTCCCTGGGGCGCAACGCGACCTTCCTCGACATCTACCTCCAGCGGGACCTGACGGCCGGCACGATCACCGAGCGCGAGGCGCAGGAGCTCATCGACGACCTGGTGATCAAGCTCCGGATCGTCCGCTTCCTGCGCACGCCCGCCTACGACGAGCTGTTCTCCGGTGACCCGACCTGGGTCACGGAGACCTTGGGCGGCATGGGGGAGGACGGTCGTCCCCTGGTGACCAGGACGTCGTTCCGGATGCTGCAGACCCTGTACAACCTCGGTCCCGCACCGGAACCGAACCTGACCGTGCTGTGGTCGCCGCACCTGCCCGAGGGCTTCAAGCGGTTCTGCGCGCAGGTCTCGGTGGACACCAGCTCGATCCAGTACGAGAGCGATGAGCTGATCCGGCCGCGCTTCGGCGACGACACCGCGATCGCCTGCTGCGTCTCGGCGATGCGCGTCGGCAAGCAGATGCAGTTCTTCGGCGCGCGGGTCAACCTGGCCAAGGCTCTGCTGTACGCGATCAACGGCGGTCGTGACGAGCTGAGCGGGGAACAAGTCACCCCGCCGTTTCCCGCGCTGCGCGGTGACCACCTCGATCCGCGCGAGGTGGAGATCGCCTTCGACCGGATGACCGACTGGCTCGCCGGGGTGTACGTGGACGCGCTGAACATCATCCACTACATGCACGACAAGTACGCCTACGAGCGGATCGAGATGGCGCTGCACGACTACCCGGTGCAGCGGCTGCTCGGCTGCGGCATCGCGGGGCTGTCGGTCGTCGTGGACAGCCTGTCGGCGATCAGGAACGCCCGGGTGGGGGTGATCCGGGACGACGCGGGCATTGCCGTGGACTACGTGGTGGAAGGGGATTTCCCCCGCTACGGCAACAACGACGACCGCGCCGACCGCATCGCCGTGGAGGTGGTCGAGGACTTCATGGCCAAGGTGCGCGAGTACCCGGCCTACCGAGGCGCGCAGCACACGCAGTCGGTTCTCACGATCACCTCGAACGTGGTGTACGGCAAGCACACCGGCAACACCCCCGACGGCCGCCGCGCCCACGAGCCCTTCGCGCCCGGCGCCAACCCGATGAACGGCCGGGACGGCCACGGGCTCGTGGCCGCGGCGCTGTCGGTGGCCAAGCTGCCCTACGACCAGGCGCTGGACGGGATCTCGCTGACCGCGACGATCACCCCGGACGGCCTCGGTCGCGCGCACGACGAGCGCGTCACGAACCTCGTCGGTGTGCTCGACGCCTACGTGGACGCGGGTGGCTTCCACCTCAACGCCAACGTGCTCAACCGCGAGACCCTCGTGGACGCGATGGAGCACCCGGAGAAGTACCCGCAGTTGACGATCCGGGTGTCGGGTTACGCGGTGAACTTCGTCCGGCTCACCCGCGAACAGCAGCGCGACGTCATCAACCGCACCTTCCACGGATCGCTGTGA
- a CDS encoding Acg family FMN-binding oxidoreductase, with amino-acid sequence MSAWTRYESRTLIRALQHAPSVHNTQPWALELHERNALLFERRDIALPHHDPTGRDRLLSCGAALANLELAASALGWRCTTSLGDPVHVAATDRLAPSDVELAQFDAIPLRRSHRFPFAAEGLSAEEIRTITEAATGSGVGVHLIAEEEHVHTVAGLVEYARNVFRANRAYQHELRGWTTHRHNRRVHSGIPHERFGPGLYFGGIVRRDWPTPDVEGIAAQIRRETVLVFSTENDSRREHLLTGAALQRAWLSATALGLAASVITQPLQLSEVRRGLAARLELPGRPHALLRVGRPIHALAAVPHKPAYEFVLELPS; translated from the coding sequence ATGAGTGCCTGGACCCGCTACGAGAGCAGGACCCTGATCCGCGCGCTCCAGCACGCCCCCTCGGTGCACAACACCCAGCCGTGGGCACTGGAGCTGCACGAGCGCAACGCGTTGCTGTTCGAGCGCCGCGACATCGCGCTGCCCCACCACGATCCGACCGGCCGTGACCGGCTGCTCTCCTGCGGAGCGGCGCTGGCGAACCTGGAGCTGGCCGCGAGCGCGCTGGGTTGGCGTTGCACGACCTCGTTGGGGGACCCCGTTCACGTGGCGGCCACGGACAGGCTGGCACCGAGCGACGTCGAACTCGCTCAGTTCGACGCGATCCCCCTCCGACGCTCGCACCGGTTCCCGTTCGCCGCGGAAGGGTTGTCCGCCGAGGAGATCCGGACGATCACCGAGGCAGCCACGGGCAGCGGTGTCGGCGTTCACCTGATCGCGGAGGAGGAGCACGTCCACACCGTCGCGGGTCTCGTCGAGTACGCGAGGAACGTGTTCCGGGCCAATCGCGCCTACCAGCACGAGCTGCGCGGCTGGACCACCCACCGGCACAACAGGCGCGTGCACTCGGGAATACCGCACGAGCGGTTCGGGCCGGGACTGTACTTCGGCGGCATCGTCCGGAGGGACTGGCCCACTCCCGATGTCGAGGGCATCGCCGCCCAGATCCGCCGGGAGACCGTGCTGGTGTTCAGCACCGAGAACGACAGCAGGCGAGAGCACCTGCTGACCGGCGCCGCGCTTCAACGCGCCTGGCTGTCAGCGACCGCGCTGGGGCTGGCCGCGTCCGTGATCACGCAGCCGTTGCAGCTGTCCGAGGTGCGCCGCGGGCTCGCCGCACGTCTGGAACTGCCCGGCCGCCCGCACGCACTGCTGCGGGTGGGAAGGCCGATCCACGCCCTCGCGGCCGTCCCGCACAAGCCCGCCTACGAATTCGTCCTGGAGCTACCGTCATGA
- a CDS encoding bifunctional acetate--CoA ligase family protein/GNAT family N-acetyltransferase: MTAVRALLADGRPVLLREVTDTDLPALRALHEDLPAQDRYMRFFSMSRTVIEHYVRRFGHGADARFGALGAWLDGELVGVASYHAMAEPEHADIAVSVAHPEQAHGVGTLLLEHLGSLARRRGMRYLHADVLAVNARMLQVLTDCGLPAEIVRDSSTMSVTLRLTDDESYQEAVRVREMVADRASLSSVLRPASVAVIGAGRSPGSVGNAVLRNLVEGGFRGGLWPVNPKAETVAGLPSYPDVASLPRTPELAVICVPARAVPDVAEQCGNRGVKALVVVTAGITEHPELADGLRAAVVKHGMRLVGPNCLGVINTDPAAALHAGFSRPPVPAGDVGVVTQSGGVGIAVLERLGQLGLGVSTMVSTGDKYDISGNDVLMWWARDERTRLAVLYLESFGNPRKFSRLARHLGASTPVVAVRSGTSETAQRAAASHTAAAATPAVTRDAVFAQAGVIVVDDLDDLVDVVALLRTQPLPSGPAVAVVGNAGGIGVLAADALARQQLDLPRLADETTRELRAVLPAHAGLSNPVDTTAGVSAETFAHAVRQALTDPGVHAVCAISVPTALGDAGEGVGDLAELAAQLTKPLVLVRPGQRTQVELVPAGAHKVPSYSDPSGAARALRAALRYARWRSRDPGVIPDLPDIDVTAARAVLVDCPESGWLAPDQVRDVLEAFGIPLVPSVLASTPEQVVAAQRYFDWPVALKVVADDVLHKSDVGGVLLDVGADAVAESAAGLWQRFGNRLKAVEVQPMAEPGVELLIGVTSDDRFGPLIACGLGGVATDVLADRAFRLVPLTTVDAEELVESLRSAPLLHGYRGAEPVDVAAVHDVLLRVARLAELLPEVAELDLNPVLAGPRGCVAVDARIRVVPREAIDPWLRRLRL, encoded by the coding sequence GTGACCGCGGTGCGGGCGCTGCTCGCCGACGGCAGGCCGGTGTTGCTGCGCGAGGTGACCGACACCGACCTCCCGGCGTTGCGCGCGTTGCACGAGGACCTGCCGGCGCAGGACCGGTACATGAGGTTCTTCTCGATGTCGCGCACGGTGATCGAGCACTACGTGCGGCGGTTCGGGCACGGCGCGGACGCGCGGTTCGGCGCGCTCGGGGCGTGGCTGGACGGCGAGCTCGTCGGCGTGGCCAGCTACCACGCCATGGCCGAACCCGAGCACGCCGACATCGCGGTCTCGGTGGCCCACCCCGAGCAGGCGCACGGGGTCGGCACGCTGCTGCTGGAGCACCTGGGATCGTTGGCAAGGCGGCGCGGGATGCGCTACCTGCACGCCGACGTGCTGGCGGTCAACGCCCGGATGCTGCAGGTGCTGACGGACTGCGGGCTGCCCGCGGAGATCGTTCGCGACAGCAGCACGATGTCGGTGACGCTGCGGCTGACCGACGACGAGTCCTACCAGGAGGCGGTGCGCGTCCGCGAGATGGTCGCGGACCGGGCGAGCCTGAGCTCGGTCCTGCGGCCCGCGTCCGTCGCCGTGATCGGAGCGGGCCGCTCGCCCGGCTCGGTGGGCAACGCCGTGCTGCGCAACCTGGTCGAAGGCGGGTTCCGCGGCGGGCTGTGGCCGGTGAACCCGAAGGCGGAGACGGTGGCGGGCCTGCCGAGCTACCCGGATGTGGCCTCGCTGCCGCGGACACCCGAACTGGCCGTGATCTGCGTTCCCGCTCGCGCCGTGCCGGACGTGGCCGAGCAGTGCGGGAACAGAGGGGTGAAGGCGCTGGTCGTGGTGACGGCGGGCATCACCGAGCACCCCGAGCTGGCCGACGGGCTGCGGGCCGCCGTGGTCAAGCACGGGATGCGCCTGGTCGGGCCGAACTGCCTCGGCGTGATCAACACCGATCCCGCCGCGGCGCTGCACGCCGGCTTCTCCCGGCCGCCGGTCCCGGCCGGTGACGTCGGAGTGGTGACGCAGTCGGGCGGGGTCGGGATCGCGGTGCTGGAACGCCTGGGGCAGCTGGGCCTCGGAGTGTCCACAATGGTCTCCACCGGTGACAAGTACGACATCAGCGGCAACGACGTGCTGATGTGGTGGGCCCGCGACGAGCGGACCCGGCTGGCCGTGCTCTACCTGGAGTCCTTCGGCAACCCGCGCAAGTTCTCCCGCCTGGCCCGTCACCTCGGGGCGAGCACCCCGGTCGTCGCGGTCCGCTCGGGCACCTCCGAGACCGCGCAGCGCGCCGCCGCCTCGCACACCGCCGCGGCCGCGACGCCCGCGGTGACCCGGGACGCCGTGTTCGCCCAAGCCGGGGTGATCGTGGTGGACGACCTCGACGACCTCGTCGACGTCGTGGCGCTGCTGCGCACCCAGCCACTGCCGTCCGGGCCTGCCGTGGCGGTCGTGGGCAACGCCGGGGGCATCGGCGTCCTCGCCGCCGACGCCCTCGCCCGCCAGCAGCTCGACCTGCCGCGCTTGGCCGACGAGACGACCCGTGAGCTGCGTGCCGTGCTGCCCGCGCACGCCGGTCTGTCCAACCCCGTCGACACCACGGCCGGCGTCAGCGCCGAGACCTTCGCCCACGCCGTGCGCCAGGCGTTGACCGATCCCGGTGTGCACGCGGTCTGCGCCATCAGCGTGCCCACCGCCCTCGGCGACGCCGGGGAAGGAGTGGGTGATCTGGCCGAGCTGGCGGCGCAGCTGACGAAGCCGCTGGTCCTGGTCCGACCCGGGCAACGAACCCAGGTCGAGCTGGTCCCGGCGGGAGCGCACAAGGTGCCCAGCTACTCCGATCCCTCCGGCGCCGCTCGCGCGCTGCGGGCCGCCCTGCGCTACGCGCGGTGGCGCTCGCGCGATCCCGGGGTGATCCCCGACTTGCCGGACATCGACGTGACCGCGGCGCGTGCGGTGCTGGTGGACTGCCCGGAGAGCGGGTGGCTGGCACCGGACCAGGTGCGCGACGTCCTGGAGGCGTTCGGCATACCGCTGGTGCCCTCGGTGCTGGCCTCGACGCCCGAGCAGGTCGTCGCGGCGCAACGGTACTTCGACTGGCCGGTGGCGCTGAAAGTGGTCGCCGATGACGTGCTGCACAAGAGCGATGTCGGCGGCGTGCTGCTGGACGTCGGCGCCGACGCGGTGGCCGAGTCCGCCGCGGGCCTGTGGCAGCGGTTCGGAAACCGCCTGAAGGCGGTGGAGGTGCAGCCGATGGCCGAACCCGGCGTCGAGCTGCTGATCGGGGTCACTTCCGATGACCGTTTCGGCCCGCTCATCGCCTGTGGGCTCGGCGGCGTCGCCACCGACGTCCTCGCCGACCGCGCGTTCCGGCTCGTCCCACTGACCACTGTGGACGCGGAGGAGCTGGTCGAGTCGCTGCGCTCCGCGCCGTTGCTGCACGGCTACCGGGGTGCGGAGCCGGTGGACGTCGCCGCCGTGCACGACGTGCTGCTGCGGGTCGCGCGGCTGGCCGAGCTGCTGCCGGAGGTGGCGGAGCTGGACCTCAACCCGGTGCTGGCCGGTCCGCGCGGCTGCGTGGCCGTGGACGCCCGGATCCGCGTCGTGCCCCGCGAGGCGATCGACCCCTGGCTGCGCCGCCTGCGCTTGTGA
- a CDS encoding zinc-dependent alcohol dehydrogenase family protein translates to MKALVYHGSGNRAWEQVPKPEVTHPADAVVRVDAVTICGTDLHILKGDVPEVEPGRVLGHEAVGTIESVGPAVLGRRPGDRVLISCITACGRCEYCRGGTYGQCQGGGGWTLGHTVDGTQAEYVRVPFADTSTHLLPEAVSDAAAVMLADILPTSYEVGVLNGRVTPGDTVVVVGAGPIGLAAIQTAQLYSPSHIVAVDLAASRLDAAKQFGADIVVNAADDPLTVIAELTDDLGADTVIEAVGVPESFELCTRLVRPSGHIANIGVHGRPATLHLEELWIRDITLTTGLVDTSSTPRLLRMLAAGRLDAERYITHRYGLDEIETAYDVFSRPADTGALKVVLSR, encoded by the coding sequence ATGAAGGCGCTGGTCTACCACGGTTCCGGCAACCGAGCGTGGGAACAGGTGCCCAAGCCGGAGGTCACCCACCCCGCCGACGCGGTCGTGCGGGTGGACGCGGTCACCATCTGCGGCACCGACCTGCACATCCTCAAGGGCGACGTTCCGGAGGTGGAGCCGGGCCGCGTTCTCGGTCACGAAGCGGTCGGCACGATCGAGAGCGTCGGTCCCGCCGTGCTGGGCCGCAGGCCCGGCGACCGGGTGCTGATCTCCTGCATCACCGCCTGCGGGCGCTGCGAGTACTGCCGCGGCGGGACCTACGGCCAGTGCCAGGGCGGAGGCGGGTGGACCCTCGGGCACACCGTCGACGGCACGCAGGCCGAGTACGTCCGGGTGCCCTTCGCCGACACCTCCACCCACCTGCTGCCGGAGGCGGTCTCCGACGCCGCCGCGGTGATGCTGGCCGACATCCTGCCGACCTCCTACGAAGTGGGCGTCCTCAACGGGCGCGTCACCCCGGGTGACACCGTCGTCGTGGTCGGGGCGGGGCCGATCGGTCTGGCCGCGATCCAGACCGCGCAGCTCTACAGCCCCAGCCACATCGTCGCGGTCGACCTCGCTGCCTCGCGGCTGGACGCGGCCAAGCAGTTCGGCGCGGACATCGTGGTCAACGCCGCGGACGACCCGCTGACGGTCATCGCCGAGCTGACCGACGACCTCGGCGCGGACACCGTGATCGAGGCGGTCGGTGTGCCGGAGAGCTTCGAGCTGTGCACCCGCCTGGTCCGGCCGAGCGGTCACATCGCGAACATCGGCGTGCACGGCAGGCCCGCCACGCTGCACCTGGAAGAGCTGTGGATTCGCGACATCACGCTCACCACGGGTCTGGTCGACACCAGCTCCACGCCGCGCCTGCTGCGGATGCTCGCCGCGGGCCGGCTGGACGCCGAGCGCTACATCACCCACCGCTACGGCCTCGACGAGATCGAGACCGCCTACGACGTGTTCTCCCGGCCCGCCGACACCGGTGCGCTCAAGGTCGTGCTGTCCCGCTGA
- a CDS encoding universal stress protein translates to MSRNEIVVGVDENESGRAALVWALEEAALRGATVLAVNAWNHEPLSDFAFTSAEAVREGSRTLLAEAVAAAREQVPAAVAVETRSVSGSPSVRLLEAAEDAALLVVGSHRGGLLREVMLGSCAAACVRHATVPVVVIPPPNRVARKHVEVERPIAPTC, encoded by the coding sequence ATGAGCCGCAACGAGATCGTCGTCGGAGTGGATGAGAACGAGTCCGGGCGAGCCGCCCTGGTGTGGGCGCTGGAGGAAGCGGCCCTGCGGGGAGCGACGGTGCTCGCCGTCAACGCCTGGAACCACGAACCCCTCTCGGACTTCGCGTTCACCAGTGCCGAGGCGGTGCGCGAAGGGTCGCGGACGCTGCTGGCCGAGGCGGTCGCCGCGGCGCGGGAGCAGGTGCCCGCCGCCGTGGCGGTGGAGACCAGGAGCGTTTCCGGTTCGCCCTCGGTGCGGTTGCTCGAAGCGGCCGAGGACGCGGCGCTGCTGGTGGTCGGTTCGCACCGGGGCGGCCTGCTCCGAGAGGTGATGCTCGGCTCGTGCGCCGCGGCGTGCGTCCGCCACGCCACCGTGCCCGTCGTGGTCATCCCGCCGCCCAACCGCGTCGCGCGCAAGCACGTCGAGGTCGAGCGCCCCATCGCGCCCACCTGCTGA
- the pflA gene encoding pyruvate formate-lyase-activating protein, protein MTTGAVHSWDLATAVDGPGTRFVLFLGGCPLRCRYCHNPETWRMRDSSRRTVDEVIAEVAKYRRFIEVAGGGFTVSGGEPLLQPDFVEELLSEVKALGLHTALDTSGYLGAWATDELLADTDLVLLDVKSWDPETYHEVTGGEVEPTLTFARRLSAMGKPMWVRFVLVPGLTDAPDNVEGIASFTAGLSTVERVEVLPFHKLGAPKYAALGIPFPLADTPTPPVELVERVRGQFRAAGNVVF, encoded by the coding sequence GTGACCACCGGAGCGGTCCACTCCTGGGACCTGGCGACCGCGGTGGACGGCCCCGGAACGCGCTTCGTGCTGTTCCTCGGCGGCTGTCCGCTGCGGTGCCGGTACTGCCACAACCCGGAGACCTGGCGCATGCGCGACAGCAGCCGCCGCACCGTCGACGAGGTCATCGCGGAGGTCGCGAAGTACCGACGGTTCATCGAGGTCGCGGGCGGCGGTTTCACCGTCAGCGGCGGGGAACCCCTGCTGCAACCGGACTTCGTCGAGGAACTGCTGAGCGAGGTGAAGGCGCTCGGCCTGCACACCGCGCTCGACACCTCCGGCTACCTCGGTGCCTGGGCCACCGACGAACTGCTCGCCGACACCGACCTGGTGCTGCTGGACGTCAAGTCCTGGGACCCCGAGACCTACCACGAGGTCACCGGCGGCGAGGTGGAGCCCACCCTCACGTTCGCCCGGCGGCTCAGCGCCATGGGCAAGCCGATGTGGGTCCGCTTCGTCCTCGTGCCCGGCTTGACCGACGCCCCGGACAACGTCGAGGGCATTGCGTCCTTCACCGCCGGACTGTCCACTGTGGAGCGCGTCGAGGTGCTGCCCTTCCACAAGCTCGGCGCGCCCAAGTACGCCGCGCTCGGCATCCCGTTCCCGCTGGCCGACACCCCGACCCCGCCGGTGGAGCTGGTCGAGCGCGTCCGCGGCCAGTTCCGCGCGGCCGGGAACGTCGTCTTCTAG
- a CDS encoding universal stress protein — MTKPIIVGVDGSTSAHHAVLWAAREAASRKAPLHLVHACLEISTYTPTPLPRSFSEALREQGSDYLVAAAERAREIAPGIEVATQLVVGTAAETLTTLSEQAQLVVLGSRGLGGFTALVVGSVALALAAHARCPVVVVRGATGNCEPSREGCVVAGVDASPASDAVLEFAFDQASRGGAELVVVHTWNDHVAESAWAMAPYVALDWEAIEAEAYLLLAERLAGWQEKYPDVVVRRVVTKESATRALMREAAAARLLVVGSRGRGGLCGMLLGSTSQALLHHAPCPVAITRPHPQGS; from the coding sequence ATGACCAAGCCGATCATCGTGGGGGTCGACGGTTCGACCTCTGCCCACCACGCCGTGCTCTGGGCGGCCCGTGAGGCCGCGTCGCGGAAGGCGCCGCTGCACCTCGTGCACGCGTGTCTGGAGATCAGCACCTACACCCCGACCCCGCTGCCGCGCAGCTTCTCCGAGGCGCTGCGTGAGCAGGGCAGCGACTACCTCGTGGCGGCCGCGGAGCGCGCCAGGGAGATCGCACCGGGCATCGAGGTGGCCACGCAGCTGGTCGTCGGCACCGCCGCGGAGACGTTGACCACCTTGTCCGAGCAGGCTCAGCTGGTCGTGCTCGGCTCCCGCGGGCTCGGCGGGTTCACCGCGCTGGTCGTGGGTTCGGTCGCCCTCGCGCTGGCCGCTCACGCGCGCTGCCCGGTCGTGGTCGTCCGGGGGGCAACCGGGAACTGCGAGCCGTCGCGCGAGGGCTGCGTGGTGGCGGGTGTTGATGCGTCGCCGGCCAGCGACGCTGTGCTGGAGTTCGCTTTCGACCAGGCGTCCCGGGGCGGTGCCGAGCTGGTTGTGGTGCACACCTGGAACGACCACGTCGCCGAGAGCGCGTGGGCGATGGCGCCCTATGTGGCACTCGACTGGGAAGCCATCGAGGCCGAGGCGTACCTGCTGCTGGCCGAACGGTTGGCGGGCTGGCAGGAGAAGTACCCCGACGTCGTGGTGCGGCGCGTGGTCACCAAGGAGTCCGCGACGCGCGCCCTGATGAGGGAGGCGGCCGCCGCGCGATTGCTCGTGGTCGGCTCGCGTGGCCGGGGTGGCCTGTGCGGGATGCTGCTCGGCTCCACCAGCCAGGCCCTCCTGCACCACGCGCCCTGCCCGGTCGCGATCACCCGCCCGCACCCGCAGGGTTCCTGA